Proteins encoded in a region of the Frondihabitans sp. 762G35 genome:
- a CDS encoding LCP family protein translates to MLRSVGVAVAVLLVSGVSVGAIALKQVSDDLGQGVALQGEETAKAAKQAPGLTAYEGGFNVLIVGTDNDVKQGDSFGKRDATLNDVNILLHVSADHSNATAVSIPRDLVVPIPSCPKEDGSGTTPAMSAQPINSAYEDGGLNCVVQTVKQLTGVDVPFAGLISFNGVIEMTNAIGGVPVCVNEPVTDRYTGLDLPAGSSTLQGADALAFLRSRHGIGDGSDLGRISSQQVYLSSMLRTIKSGGVLASPTKLYKLARAAASNMTLSNSLNDLDTMTKIGLALKDLPLQNVNFVQYPGSTGGTGVYSGKVQPDTATAGRLFDAIRADRPFGLTPGSTGVGSETTQSGAAAPAPSSAAPAPVATGSASGSASTTPAPGASAGTTAIEGLTGQTAADRTCSVAYRF, encoded by the coding sequence GTGCTGAGGTCGGTCGGGGTCGCCGTGGCCGTGCTCCTGGTGAGCGGCGTCTCGGTCGGGGCCATCGCGCTCAAGCAGGTCTCCGACGACCTCGGCCAGGGCGTGGCCCTCCAGGGCGAGGAGACGGCGAAGGCCGCGAAGCAGGCCCCGGGGTTGACCGCCTACGAGGGCGGCTTCAACGTCCTCATCGTCGGCACGGACAACGACGTGAAGCAGGGCGACTCGTTCGGCAAGCGCGACGCGACGCTGAACGACGTCAACATCCTGCTTCACGTGTCCGCCGACCACAGCAACGCGACGGCCGTCAGCATCCCGCGCGACCTCGTCGTGCCGATCCCGAGCTGCCCGAAGGAGGACGGCTCCGGCACCACCCCGGCCATGTCGGCGCAGCCGATCAACAGCGCCTACGAGGACGGCGGCCTCAACTGCGTCGTCCAGACCGTGAAGCAGCTCACCGGCGTCGACGTGCCGTTCGCGGGGCTCATCTCGTTCAACGGCGTCATCGAGATGACCAACGCGATCGGCGGCGTGCCGGTCTGCGTGAACGAGCCCGTCACGGACCGCTACACCGGACTCGACCTCCCCGCGGGGTCCTCCACGCTCCAGGGCGCCGACGCCCTCGCCTTCCTCCGCTCGCGCCACGGCATCGGCGACGGCTCCGACCTCGGCCGGATCTCGAGCCAGCAGGTCTACCTGTCGTCGATGCTCCGGACCATCAAGTCCGGCGGGGTCCTCGCAAGCCCGACCAAGCTGTACAAGCTGGCCCGCGCCGCCGCGAGCAACATGACCCTGTCGAACAGCCTCAACGACCTCGACACCATGACGAAGATCGGTCTCGCCCTGAAGGACCTCCCGCTGCAGAACGTGAACTTCGTGCAGTACCCGGGCTCGACCGGGGGCACGGGCGTGTACTCGGGCAAGGTCCAGCCCGACACGGCCACGGCCGGCCGGCTGTTCGACGCCATCCGGGCCGACAGGCCGTTCGGACTGACCCCGGGGAGCACCGGGGTCGGGTCGGAGACCACGCAGAGCGGCGCGGCTGCTCCTGCCCCCTCGTCCGCCGCCCCCGCGCCGGTCGCCACCGGTTCCGCGAGCGGCTCGGCGTCGACGACGCCGGCGCCGGGAGCGTCGGCGGGCACCACCGCCATCGAGGGGCTCACCGGTCAGACGGCCGCCGACCGGACCTGCTCGGTGGCCTACCGGTTCTAG
- a CDS encoding magnesium chelatase, with amino-acid sequence MVNRPTAATVGELRASGHELKTLRAEIRDNLLAFLREGRDPWPGLHGFESTVIPQLERALIAGHDIVLLGERGQGKTRLLRTLSGLLDEWSPVIAGSELGEHPFEPITVESRRRAAELGDDLPVEWRRREERYVEKLATPDTSVADLIGDVDPMKVAEGRSLGDPETIHFGLIPRSHRGIVAINELPDLAERIQVAMLNVMEERDIQIRGYVLRLPLDVLVVASANPEDYTNRGRIITPLKDRFGAEIRTHYPTELEDEIAVVRQEAQLTALVPDHLVEILARFTRALRSSPSVDQRSGVSARFAIAGAETIAAAAIHRATRQGEPEAVARPIDLETAVDVLSGKIEFESGEEGREDEILDHLLRTATAETVRSHFRGIDFAPLIEALDGGVMVTTGEQVSARDFLAGLPSLGESELYDEIGDRLGATSDGERAGAIELALEGLYLSRKVSKESGGGEAVYG; translated from the coding sequence CTGGTGAATCGACCAACTGCGGCAACCGTCGGGGAGCTCCGCGCCTCGGGGCACGAACTGAAGACACTGCGGGCCGAGATCCGCGACAACCTCCTGGCCTTCCTCCGGGAGGGCCGCGATCCCTGGCCGGGCCTCCACGGATTCGAGTCGACGGTGATCCCGCAGCTCGAGCGCGCGCTGATCGCCGGGCACGACATCGTCCTCCTCGGCGAGCGCGGGCAGGGCAAGACCCGGCTCCTGCGGACCCTCTCGGGCCTTCTCGACGAGTGGTCGCCCGTCATCGCGGGATCGGAGCTGGGCGAGCACCCCTTCGAGCCGATCACCGTCGAGAGCCGTCGCCGCGCCGCCGAGCTGGGCGACGACCTCCCCGTCGAGTGGCGACGCCGCGAAGAGCGCTACGTCGAGAAGCTGGCGACCCCCGACACGAGCGTGGCCGACCTGATCGGCGACGTCGACCCGATGAAGGTCGCCGAGGGCCGCAGCCTGGGCGATCCCGAGACGATCCACTTCGGGCTCATCCCGCGCAGCCACCGCGGCATCGTGGCGATCAACGAGCTGCCCGACCTGGCCGAGCGGATCCAGGTCGCCATGCTCAACGTGATGGAGGAGCGCGACATCCAGATCCGCGGCTACGTGCTGCGTCTCCCCCTCGACGTCCTCGTGGTGGCGAGCGCCAATCCGGAGGACTACACGAACCGCGGGCGCATCATCACGCCGCTGAAGGACCGCTTCGGCGCCGAGATCCGCACCCACTACCCCACCGAGCTCGAGGACGAGATCGCGGTGGTCCGGCAGGAGGCCCAGCTCACCGCGCTGGTCCCCGACCACCTCGTCGAGATCCTCGCCCGGTTCACCCGCGCCCTCCGCTCCTCCCCGTCGGTCGACCAACGCAGTGGCGTCAGCGCACGATTCGCCATCGCCGGAGCCGAGACCATCGCCGCGGCCGCCATCCACCGCGCCACACGCCAGGGCGAGCCGGAAGCGGTGGCCCGCCCGATCGACCTCGAGACCGCGGTCGACGTGCTCAGCGGCAAGATCGAGTTCGAGTCGGGCGAGGAGGGCCGCGAGGACGAGATCCTCGACCACCTGCTCCGCACCGCGACGGCCGAGACGGTGCGCTCGCACTTCCGCGGCATCGACTTCGCCCCGCTCATCGAGGCTCTCGACGGCGGCGTCATGGTGACCACCGGGGAGCAGGTGTCCGCGCGCGACTTCCTCGCGGGGCTGCCCTCCCTCGGGGAGTCCGAGCTGTACGACGAGATCGGCGACCGCCTGGGGGCGACCTCCGACGGCGAGCGGGCAGGAGCCATCGAGCTCGCTCTCGAGGGCCTCTACCTCTCGCGCAAGGTGAGCAAGGAGAGCGGCGGAGGCGAGGCCGTCTATGGCTAG
- a CDS encoding vWA domain-containing protein yields MARSNRRLRRDAQYARYAGGPDPLAPPVDTAEALDAIGQDVMAGTSPERALREFLRRGGRDQSGLDDLARRVAERRRELTQKNNLDGTLLEIRELLDKAVLEERKQLARDVTLDDADRTLSEMQLDSLPPSTAAAVSELSDYAWKSAEARADYAKIKDLLGREMLDQRFAGMKQALESATDADREAITAMLDDLNELLDAHAHGTDSQEQFDDFMAEHGEFFPERPENIDELLDALASRAAAAQRMRNSMTEEQRDELDALAQQAFGSPGLMDSLSRLDDTLRSLRPGEDWGSSERMDGEQGLGLGDGTGVFQDLADLDQLAEQLAQSSQGSQLDDLDLDRLARQLGDEAAVDARTLQQLEKALRDSGAMKRASDGKLKLTPKAMRQLGKALLRDIADTMSGRQGARDLRRAGAAGERSGATREWAFGDTEPWDVTRTVTNAITREASERASGGGLPAGGASAGPAGGASGAASAPDRGSRVRIEIGDVEVQETEARTQACVALLVDTSFSMAMDGRWVPMKRTALALHTLITSRFRGDDLQLIAFGRSAEVMDIEELVGLDAMWDKGTNLHHALLLANRHFRKHPTAQPILLIVTDGEPTSHLEPDGEVYFSYPPDPLTVAYAVRELDNSLRLGAHTTFFRLGEDPGLARFIDSMARRVGGSVVAPEADDLGAAVVESYLGSRQGRGGPGGGDGGFSSMFGRGWGF; encoded by the coding sequence ATGGCTAGGTCGAACCGGCGCCTGCGCCGCGACGCGCAGTACGCCCGGTACGCGGGCGGTCCGGATCCGCTGGCGCCGCCGGTCGACACCGCCGAGGCCCTCGACGCCATCGGTCAGGACGTCATGGCGGGGACCTCCCCCGAGCGAGCCCTCCGCGAGTTCCTCCGCCGCGGCGGTCGCGATCAGTCGGGTCTCGACGACCTCGCGCGTCGCGTCGCCGAGCGTCGACGCGAGCTGACGCAGAAGAACAACCTCGACGGCACCCTGCTCGAGATCCGCGAGTTGCTCGACAAAGCCGTCCTCGAGGAGCGCAAGCAGCTCGCCCGCGACGTCACGCTCGACGACGCGGACCGCACGCTGTCCGAGATGCAGCTCGACAGCCTCCCCCCGTCCACCGCCGCCGCCGTCAGCGAACTGAGCGATTACGCGTGGAAGAGCGCCGAGGCCCGGGCCGACTACGCGAAGATCAAGGATCTCCTCGGACGGGAGATGCTCGACCAGCGGTTCGCCGGGATGAAGCAGGCCCTCGAGAGCGCCACCGACGCCGACCGCGAGGCCATCACGGCCATGCTCGACGACCTCAACGAGCTCCTCGACGCCCACGCTCACGGAACCGACAGCCAGGAGCAGTTCGACGACTTCATGGCCGAGCACGGCGAGTTCTTCCCCGAGCGACCGGAGAACATCGACGAACTGCTCGACGCCCTCGCCTCGCGGGCGGCCGCCGCCCAGCGGATGCGCAACTCGATGACCGAGGAGCAGCGCGACGAGCTCGACGCCCTCGCTCAGCAGGCGTTCGGCTCGCCCGGCCTGATGGATTCCCTCTCCCGGCTCGACGACACCCTCCGCTCCCTCCGACCCGGCGAGGACTGGGGCTCCTCCGAGCGGATGGACGGCGAGCAGGGCCTCGGACTCGGCGACGGCACCGGCGTCTTCCAGGATCTCGCCGATCTCGACCAGTTGGCCGAGCAGCTGGCGCAGTCGAGCCAGGGCTCGCAGCTCGACGACCTCGACCTCGACCGGCTCGCTCGGCAGCTCGGCGACGAGGCCGCCGTCGACGCGCGCACGCTGCAGCAGCTCGAGAAGGCGCTCCGCGACTCCGGCGCCATGAAGCGCGCCTCCGACGGGAAGCTGAAGCTCACCCCCAAGGCGATGCGGCAGCTCGGCAAGGCCCTCCTCCGCGACATCGCCGACACCATGTCGGGTCGTCAGGGCGCCCGCGACCTGCGGCGCGCAGGAGCCGCGGGCGAACGCTCCGGGGCCACGCGCGAGTGGGCCTTCGGCGACACCGAGCCGTGGGACGTCACCCGCACGGTCACGAACGCGATCACGCGCGAGGCGAGCGAGCGGGCGAGCGGCGGGGGCTTGCCGGCGGGTGGCGCGTCGGCGGGGCCGGCGGGTGGTGCGTCGGGTGCTGCGTCGGCGCCGGACCGCGGCTCCCGCGTCCGGATCGAGATCGGGGACGTCGAGGTCCAGGAGACGGAGGCGCGGACGCAGGCCTGCGTCGCCCTGCTCGTCGACACGTCGTTCTCGATGGCGATGGACGGCCGCTGGGTGCCGATGAAACGCACCGCGCTGGCCCTCCACACGCTCATCACGAGCCGCTTCCGCGGTGACGACCTCCAGTTGATCGCGTTCGGACGCTCCGCCGAGGTCATGGACATCGAGGAGCTCGTCGGCCTCGACGCGATGTGGGACAAGGGGACGAACCTTCACCACGCGCTCCTGCTGGCGAACCGCCACTTCCGCAAGCACCCGACGGCGCAGCCGATCCTGCTCATCGTGACCGACGGCGAGCCGACCTCGCACCTCGAGCCCGACGGCGAGGTCTACTTCAGCTACCCGCCCGACCCGCTCACCGTCGCCTACGCCGTGCGGGAGCTCGACAACTCCCTGCGGCTCGGAGCCCACACGACGTTCTTCCGGCTGGGCGAGGACCCCGGGCTGGCGCGCTTCATCGACTCGATGGCGCGTCGCGTGGGCGGCTCGGTCGTCGCGCCCGAGGCGGACGACCTCGGGGCGGCCGTCGTGGAGTCGTACCTCGGATCGAGGCAGGGGCGGGGCGGCCCGGGCGGGGGCGACGGCGGGTTCTCGTCGATGTTCGGGCGCGGCTGGGGGTTCTGA
- a CDS encoding SCO1664 family protein, producing MAAAAGATDDQLERGTLDLTARVTIASNATFLGRIAGVEVVYKPVAGEKPLWDFPDGTLADRERAAYLVSESFGWDVVPRTWLRDGPLGPGMVQLWQDADPAQQTVDLVAPGDVPESGWRHVFEGSDEDDQPVTLIHEDSAALRRMAVFDVVVNNADRKGGHILAIPGGHRHGVDHGLTFHVEHKLRTVLWGWLGADLDADERAGVERVRADLAGDLGAALADLLTEREIDTLAHRCDRLLDHGTFPAPRGHMPAVPWPLF from the coding sequence ATGGCAGCGGCGGCCGGAGCCACGGACGACCAGCTCGAGCGGGGCACCCTCGACCTGACGGCCCGCGTCACGATCGCCTCGAACGCGACGTTCCTCGGCCGGATCGCCGGTGTGGAGGTCGTCTACAAGCCGGTCGCGGGTGAGAAGCCGCTCTGGGATTTCCCCGACGGAACCCTCGCCGACCGGGAGCGGGCCGCCTACCTCGTCTCCGAGTCGTTCGGCTGGGACGTCGTGCCTCGCACCTGGCTCCGCGACGGCCCCCTCGGCCCCGGCATGGTGCAGCTCTGGCAGGATGCCGACCCGGCGCAGCAGACCGTCGATCTCGTCGCCCCCGGTGACGTCCCCGAGTCCGGATGGCGCCACGTCTTCGAGGGCAGCGACGAGGACGACCAGCCGGTGACCCTGATCCACGAGGATTCCGCGGCTCTCCGCCGGATGGCCGTGTTCGACGTCGTCGTCAACAACGCCGACCGCAAGGGCGGGCATATCCTCGCGATTCCGGGCGGACACCGCCACGGGGTCGATCACGGCCTCACGTTCCACGTCGAGCACAAGCTCCGGACCGTCCTCTGGGGCTGGCTCGGCGCCGACCTCGACGCGGACGAACGCGCGGGGGTGGAGCGGGTCCGGGCCGATCTCGCCGGCGACCTCGGGGCCGCACTCGCCGACCTCCTCACCGAGCGCGAGATCGACACGCTCGCCCACCGGTGCGATCGTCTGCTCGACCACGGCACCTTCCCGGCCCCGCGAGGCCACATGCCCGCCGTGCCCTGGCCGCTGTTCTAA
- a CDS encoding DUF3090 domain-containing protein — protein MPTRVHDFDWPDRVVVGTVGRPGARTFYLQARDGSRVVSVALEKEQSALLAQKIDEILDELMVAEGNPVTIPASTPVELVDNDPLDEPVEAQFRIGAISLGWDPSTAQVVIEAFPIVEVAVESDAVALDSDAFDLEAFSRDADGLSADGSSADGSVGDGSTGVDDDADVFLVAEPEEILQVRIPVGTARAFAKRTLEVVGAGRPLCPRCGMPMDPDGHTCILPDDL, from the coding sequence ATGCCCACTCGAGTTCACGACTTCGACTGGCCCGACCGGGTCGTCGTCGGCACAGTTGGTCGCCCCGGGGCGCGCACCTTTTACCTTCAGGCGCGTGACGGTTCCCGTGTCGTGAGCGTGGCGCTCGAGAAGGAGCAGTCCGCTCTGCTCGCCCAGAAGATCGACGAGATCCTGGACGAGTTGATGGTCGCGGAGGGTAACCCCGTCACGATCCCGGCCTCGACGCCGGTCGAGCTCGTCGACAACGACCCGCTCGACGAGCCGGTCGAGGCGCAGTTCCGCATCGGGGCGATCAGTCTCGGCTGGGATCCCTCGACCGCGCAGGTCGTCATCGAGGCGTTCCCGATCGTGGAGGTCGCGGTGGAGTCGGACGCCGTCGCCCTCGACAGCGATGCCTTCGATCTCGAGGCCTTCTCCCGCGATGCCGATGGATTGAGCGCCGACGGATCGAGCGCCGACGGATCGGTCGGCGACGGTTCCACCGGAGTCGACGACGACGCCGACGTCTTCCTGGTGGCCGAGCCGGAGGAGATCCTCCAGGTGCGCATCCCCGTGGGCACCGCGCGCGCGTTCGCCAAGCGCACGCTGGAGGTCGTCGGAGCGGGGCGGCCGCTGTGCCCGCGCTGCGGCATGCCGATGGACCCCGACGGCCACACCTGCATCCTGCCCGACGACCTCTGA
- a CDS encoding MSMEG_4193 family putative phosphomutase, translating to MATVILVRHGRTTANATGILAGRTTGVKLDRVGREQAVRAGERLGVVPLVGVVSSPLERCRQTARAILERQPADGPAVSIERAITECDYGDWQGGKLSDLAKEPLWSVVQTQPSAAVFPRGESMQTMQSRSVSAIRRLDAAFETEHGPGAVWVAVSHGDIIKSILADALGMHLDLFQRISVGPASLSIVRYGTSRPEVVSTNSDSGDLSWLKAAPPVADAPVGGGAGPA from the coding sequence ATGGCCACAGTCATCCTCGTGCGGCACGGACGCACCACCGCGAACGCCACCGGCATCCTGGCGGGACGGACCACCGGTGTGAAGCTCGATCGCGTCGGGCGGGAGCAGGCGGTGCGGGCGGGGGAGCGGCTCGGCGTCGTGCCCCTCGTCGGCGTCGTGTCGAGCCCGCTGGAGCGGTGCCGTCAGACCGCCCGCGCGATCCTGGAGCGGCAGCCGGCCGACGGTCCCGCGGTGTCGATCGAACGAGCGATCACCGAGTGCGACTACGGCGACTGGCAGGGCGGCAAGCTGAGCGATCTCGCCAAGGAACCGCTGTGGTCCGTCGTGCAGACTCAGCCGTCGGCGGCAGTCTTCCCCCGGGGAGAGTCGATGCAGACGATGCAGTCCCGGTCGGTGTCGGCGATCCGGAGGCTCGACGCGGCGTTCGAGACCGAGCACGGTCCGGGAGCCGTCTGGGTGGCGGTCAGCCACGGCGACATCATCAAGTCGATCCTCGCGGACGCGCTCGGCATGCACCTCGACCTGTTCCAGCGGATCAGCGTCGGTCCCGCGTCGCTGTCGATCGTGCGCTACGGCACGAGCCGCCCCGAGGTCGTGTCGACCAACTCCGACTCCGGCGACCTCTCGTGGTTGAAGGCCGCGCCACCGGTCGCCGATGCTCCGGTCGGCGGCGGCGCCGGACCCGCCTGA
- a CDS encoding HAD family hydrolase — translation MSADSMSTDSMNAEALQAESSGRGPDETLSGVPGSAKWLVALDVDGTIMTEGGNISDAVVDQITRLRTEGHEVMIATGRSVAMTLPVLERLGLTSDYVVCSNGAITLGRDEKAPEGYSAVYVEEFDPAEVLTTINGRLDGAGYAVEDAHGLMLYKGAFPEVALAPNSREVDFEELLEVSATRVVVMSPSHSLEEFLEIVEGMGLHKVTYNVGWTAWLDIAPFGVTKATAMERVRTWLDVPTDRVMAVGDGRNDIDMLAWAAQGGRGVAMGQAPDDVIEVSSETTGSDVDDGLAAVLATL, via the coding sequence ATGAGCGCCGACTCGATGAGCACCGACTCGATGAACGCCGAAGCACTGCAGGCCGAGAGCTCGGGCCGGGGGCCCGACGAGACCCTCTCCGGGGTTCCGGGATCGGCCAAATGGCTCGTCGCCCTCGACGTGGATGGCACGATCATGACGGAGGGCGGCAACATCAGCGATGCCGTGGTCGACCAGATCACGCGCCTCCGCACCGAGGGCCACGAGGTCATGATCGCGACCGGGCGCTCGGTCGCGATGACGCTCCCTGTCCTCGAGCGTCTCGGCCTGACGTCCGACTACGTCGTCTGCTCGAACGGCGCCATCACGCTGGGCCGCGACGAGAAGGCGCCCGAGGGCTACTCGGCGGTCTACGTCGAGGAGTTCGATCCCGCCGAGGTGCTGACCACGATCAACGGTCGACTCGACGGTGCCGGGTACGCGGTCGAAGACGCCCACGGTCTCATGCTCTACAAGGGCGCCTTCCCGGAGGTCGCCCTGGCGCCGAACAGCCGCGAGGTCGACTTCGAGGAGCTCCTCGAAGTGTCCGCCACGCGCGTCGTCGTGATGTCGCCCTCGCACAGCCTCGAGGAGTTCCTCGAGATCGTCGAGGGCATGGGGCTCCACAAGGTCACCTACAACGTCGGCTGGACCGCCTGGCTCGACATCGCCCCGTTCGGCGTCACCAAGGCGACGGCGATGGAGCGCGTCCGCACCTGGCTCGACGTGCCCACAGACCGGGTCATGGCCGTCGGAGACGGTCGCAACGACATCGACATGCTCGCCTGGGCGGCCCAGGGCGGCCGGGGCGTCGCCATGGGGCAGGCTCCCGACGACGTGATCGAGGTCTCCTCCGAGACGACGGGGTCCGACGTCGACGACGGCCTCGCGGCGGTTCTCGCGACGCTCTGA
- the serS gene encoding serine--tRNA ligase — protein MIDPQLLRDDPDLIKKSQAARGDSVEAVDVALAADVSRRAAIVAFEDLRAEQNAFGKVVAKAPKDEKKELVARAQELAARVKEASAASSAADETFDQAIRAIANPVIDGVPAGGEDAFTTLRTVGEPRTFDFEPQDHADLGEKLGAIDIKRGTKVSGSRFYFLRGVGARLELGLMNMALDQAIRDDFVPLITPTLVRPEVMGGTGFLGSHADEVYYLPADDLYLTGTSEVALAGYHADEILDLSSGPIRYAGWSTCYRREAGAAGKDNRGILRVHQFNKLEMFSYVHPDEAEAEHDRLVSFQERMLQACELSYRVIDVAAGDLGSSAARKYDIEAWVPTQGTYRELTSTSNCTTFQARRLDIRYRTESGKTAPVATLNGTLATTRWLVAILETHQQADGSVVVPAALRPYLGGLEILEPVA, from the coding sequence GTGATCGATCCCCAACTGCTCCGCGACGACCCCGACCTCATCAAGAAGAGCCAGGCGGCCCGCGGGGATTCCGTCGAGGCGGTCGACGTCGCCCTGGCTGCAGACGTTTCACGCCGTGCCGCCATCGTCGCCTTCGAAGATCTCCGAGCCGAGCAGAACGCGTTCGGCAAGGTGGTGGCCAAGGCCCCCAAAGACGAGAAGAAAGAACTCGTGGCCCGAGCGCAGGAGCTGGCGGCTCGCGTCAAGGAGGCGAGCGCGGCTTCCTCGGCGGCCGACGAGACCTTCGACCAGGCCATCCGTGCGATCGCCAACCCGGTCATCGACGGCGTGCCGGCCGGAGGCGAGGACGCCTTCACGACGCTCCGCACCGTCGGCGAGCCGCGCACCTTCGATTTCGAGCCGCAGGATCACGCCGACCTCGGGGAGAAGCTCGGCGCGATCGACATCAAGCGAGGCACCAAGGTGTCGGGCTCGCGCTTCTACTTCCTCCGGGGCGTCGGCGCCCGCCTCGAGCTCGGCCTGATGAACATGGCCCTCGACCAGGCGATCCGCGACGACTTCGTCCCGCTGATCACTCCCACCCTCGTCCGCCCGGAGGTCATGGGCGGCACCGGCTTCCTCGGTTCTCACGCCGACGAGGTCTACTACCTGCCGGCCGACGACCTCTACCTCACCGGCACCAGCGAGGTCGCCCTGGCGGGTTACCACGCGGACGAGATCCTCGATCTGTCCTCGGGTCCGATCCGCTATGCGGGCTGGTCCACGTGCTACCGCCGGGAGGCCGGGGCCGCGGGGAAGGACAATCGGGGCATCCTGCGGGTCCACCAGTTCAACAAGCTCGAGATGTTCAGCTATGTGCACCCCGACGAGGCCGAGGCCGAGCACGACCGGCTCGTCTCGTTCCAGGAGCGCATGCTGCAGGCTTGCGAGCTCAGCTACCGCGTGATCGACGTCGCCGCCGGCGATCTCGGTTCGTCGGCCGCGCGCAAGTACGACATCGAGGCCTGGGTCCCGACGCAGGGCACCTACCGCGAGCTGACCTCGACGTCCAACTGCACGACGTTCCAGGCCAGGCGCCTCGACATCCGCTACCGCACCGAGAGCGGCAAGACGGCTCCGGTCGCCACGCTCAACGGCACGCTCGCCACGACGCGCTGGCTCGTCGCCATCCTGGAGACGCACCAGCAGGCCGACGGTTCGGTCGTCGTTCCCGCGGCGCTGCGCCCGTACCTCGGCGGCCTCGAAATCCTGGAGCCCGTCGCATGA
- a CDS encoding diacylglycerol/lipid kinase family protein produces the protein MTPPSSPPSEKDASAPTLADHELRDSSKLTAAVVYNPIKVSLRDIKKSVKRHQKAAGWNETLFFATSIEDPGSGVTRQALEQGADVVVAAGGDGTVRRVAETLRGTEAALGLVPSGTGNLLARNLKISLDRLDEAIATVFTGVDKKIDVGVVDIENPDGSRDRSAFVVMAGLGLDAKMLANTNDRLKNRVGWLAYVDAIFRSLRDENRITIRYDLDGTGRKTMRTNTIIVGNCGLLPGNLMLLPDAAVDDGIFDIVALRPERRIDWIGIWLKIVWENGVLRRSRTGRKIMEHTREIKTVRYMKGSEIVVRLDSPQDFELDGDSHGMAVAIRAWVDPLALTVRVPA, from the coding sequence ATGACCCCTCCGTCCTCCCCGCCTTCCGAGAAGGACGCGTCGGCACCGACGCTCGCCGACCACGAACTCCGCGACTCGAGCAAGCTCACCGCCGCGGTGGTCTACAACCCGATCAAGGTCTCGCTGCGCGACATCAAGAAGTCGGTGAAGCGCCACCAGAAGGCCGCCGGCTGGAACGAGACCCTCTTCTTCGCCACGAGCATCGAGGACCCGGGGAGCGGAGTGACGCGGCAGGCCCTGGAGCAGGGCGCGGACGTCGTCGTCGCGGCGGGCGGAGACGGTACTGTGCGACGCGTCGCCGAGACGCTCCGCGGAACCGAGGCGGCGCTGGGACTCGTGCCGTCGGGCACGGGAAACCTCCTCGCCCGGAATCTGAAGATCTCGCTCGACCGCCTCGACGAGGCGATCGCCACCGTGTTCACCGGCGTCGACAAGAAGATCGATGTCGGCGTGGTCGACATCGAGAACCCCGACGGGAGCCGCGACCGGAGCGCCTTCGTCGTCATGGCGGGGTTGGGGCTCGACGCGAAGATGCTCGCGAACACCAACGACAGGTTGAAGAACCGCGTCGGCTGGCTCGCCTACGTCGACGCCATCTTCCGCTCGCTGCGCGACGAGAATCGCATCACCATCCGCTACGACCTCGACGGCACCGGCAGGAAGACGATGCGAACGAACACCATCATCGTCGGCAACTGCGGACTGCTGCCGGGGAACCTGATGCTCCTGCCCGACGCGGCCGTCGACGACGGGATCTTCGACATCGTCGCGCTCCGCCCCGAGAGACGGATCGACTGGATCGGCATCTGGCTCAAGATCGTGTGGGAGAACGGGGTGCTCCGTCGCAGCCGTACCGGCCGGAAGATCATGGAGCACACCCGGGAGATCAAGACCGTGCGCTACATGAAGGGTAGCGAGATCGTGGTTCGGCTCGACTCGCCGCAGGACTTCGAACTCGACGGCGACTCGCACGGCATGGCCGTCGCGATCCGCGCGTGGGTCGACCCGCTGGCTCTGACCGTGAGGGTCCCGGCCTAG